CCAACAGCAGCAGCTGATTCAGGAAGGGCGCAATCTCAGCGACGACCTGGATAAGTTCTTTACCGTGTTCCGCGATTTGAACCGGCGCATCAGCGCCCAAAGCCGAAGGCTCTCTGAAGAGGTTGCCGATGATCTGCGCCTGGAAGGCATCACGAAAGCCGAAGTGCGCATTCAGTCCACCATTGATGAACTCGGCTTCTGGGAGCCGCTGAAGTTGTTTGCCCAGCGCTATAAAGAGTGGCGCGAATCCGGCCAGACGCTGCCCAGCGACGACTACTTAAACACCCTGGCGGACGTGGTCGATTTACTGCGCAGCGACCAGCAGTACAGTTTTGAAAGCCTGCTGCGCCTGGAGCTGCATCTCAACGAAGGCGGCACGGATCTGGTGATCAAAAACGACCGCCAGCTGTTGGAATCCTCCAGCCACGGCATGGCGTATCTGATTCTGTGTAAATTCCTGCTCGCCTTTACCCGTTTGCTGCGCGGCGATGCGGAAATCGCCATCCACTGGCCGATTGATGAGATTGGCACGCTGGCGTATCACAACGTCGAAAAGCTGTTTGATGCCTGCGACAGCAATCGCATTCACATTGTGGGTGCCTTCCCCAACCCTGAATCGGACGTGCTGCTGCTGTTCGCCAACCGCTACTTGATTGATCGCGATGATACTCAGCCCAACAAACGGGTGCTAAAGCGCATTGAGCCACGGTTAAGCCGCTTGGCCGAGCGGCTTCAAGAACGTCAGCAGGAGGTGACGGTATGATCGAACATGGCCCACTGCTAGAGCGCCTGCTGGCCGGTGAGTTTGTCTGCCCGATCAGCGATGAGAGCGGCTACCGCCATCTCACCAATGAAGAGACCCGGGAGGAGATCGATACCTACCTGCGGCCGCTTAACCGGCGGCTGGCCAGCAACGAAGACGGCAGCGTCTATTTTCTGGCTTGGCGGCAGTTGAACGACAGCGCTCGTGATCAGCTTTCGCGCCAGCTGGGCGATACGCTTAATAGTCTGCTGCCGCTGTTGGAATGGCTGCAGCTGGTTCAAGAAGCACTAGGCCGCGATACGCTGGCCGCCCCCGGCGATGTGCTGAAACCCGCTGAGTTCAGCGCCAAGTGTGAAGATAACCAAAGCCTGCGCGAGCGCCTGGAACGCCTAGCCACCGACAGTTTTTTTGGCTCCCAAAGCGACCAGCTCGATGCCCAGGTAAAGCAGGTGTTCAAGCGCTTGAAAGAGCACGGCTACCTGCTTCAGCCGCATTCAGAGCGACAGGTTTTTGTGGTCACCGGCAAGATCGACTACTTAGTCGATCTGGTACGCTTTATCCGCGATGAAGAAAACCTGCCGATTGAGGCGGAGGAGGGCAGCGGTTCCCAGGAGGCGCTGCTTTGAATAAAAGTGTGAGCCTGAGCGTGAATAACAGTGCGAGTGAGCTAGAAAGCCGCCTGGTGAAAACCGGCAGCGAGCGCTTGGCGCTGCTGGGTAAGCATGCCGATGTATTAATGCAGGCCTACACCCGCGATGAAGTGCCGCTAGAATCGCTCAGCGATAGCGGGCTGCGTAAGCTGCTGGCCGCGCGCATTTTATGGCGGCCCGACGAACAAAGCGGCGTGAAGCTGGCGCCCAAGGTGCGCGAACTGATTGCCGAGATGCTCGCCGATGAAACCCGCCGCCATGTGAACGCCGACGTAGCGGAAACTCTGGAGCTGATTCGCGCCCTAGTACACAGCTACCGCGAAGCGCGCAGCCGTGGCGAGCACTGGCGGTTAGAGCAGCAGTTGATGCGCCTGCGCCAGGAGGTCGACGACCTTAACGGCCGCTTCGCCGATGCTATTGATAGCCTTTGGCAGCGGCTGAACAGTGATTTTGGTTTTGTCAGCCAGCTCAACGACAAAATCCGCGAAAACGACCGCGCCCAGAAGCAGATCGCTCGCCTGTTAGATGGCCTGGCGCTGATCGACTTCGACGAGCTGATTGAGCTAGTGGGTAGCGACGGCAGTCTGCGCAAGCTATTGATCAGCCAGCTTCAGCAGCAGTTAAGTAATCACTACACCGGCCTGCGCGAAGTGCAGCGGCGCTTGATCGAGCTGATGGCGCGCTTTCGCAAGCAGCAGGCGCGCAGCCGCTTGATCAGTGGCATGGCGGCGTTTATGCGCGAACATCCCGGTTTTGTACCCGGTAACTATGCACGCCGCAGCGACGTGCCCACGCTGGTT
This DNA window, taken from Vreelandella profundi, encodes the following:
- a CDS encoding condensin complex protein MksE encodes the protein MIEHGPLLERLLAGEFVCPISDESGYRHLTNEETREEIDTYLRPLNRRLASNEDGSVYFLAWRQLNDSARDQLSRQLGDTLNSLLPLLEWLQLVQEALGRDTLAAPGDVLKPAEFSAKCEDNQSLRERLERLATDSFFGSQSDQLDAQVKQVFKRLKEHGYLLQPHSERQVFVVTGKIDYLVDLVRFIRDEENLPIEAEEGSGSQEALL